A DNA window from Luteolibacter luteus contains the following coding sequences:
- a CDS encoding PQQ-dependent sugar dehydrogenase → MRSLRPWFLVFIAGAAEAAVELRVTDWAEMPLSGNIATISGSPAYMSRVNFLKSEPGGSGRMWVCDLNGNLHIFDPAGSYESRSEQLLNQAKTRSSYLDFNGISGSIDERDQTWVPDSDGTSTTAEAPDGLFPLFTKRQGYANGLVTFEFDPGYASNGKFYTVHVEINSADGSAGRLPVTTKFPGFDATGYTPTNRITVPGTNPTRQAVLIEWTDTNPANFTFEGTARELLRIVYNSHIHPLGDLTFNPLAKPGDPEWGVIYLASGDGGSGETNATKMNPQRLDTMVGKILRIIPDLSLHAGDSTLSANGRYRIPNDNPFVNAGTYPGARKEIWTLGHRNPHRFVWWLPDGVGEPVLLVTEIGLNAWEEVNIIKRGKNYGYSDREGPQKLTISSGSPVNAAPPSPDTLPIRLSNLQNAPGEFVPEYPVIAYPHTALYGDAIANGFIYRGSTIPALVGKFVFGDITTGRIYCSDWSAMTAADDGVASTTAATDPVTFKWNPPNDSPDTGVKTYSRFFEIVEAGYDHRDGQDPDLPGMAPVSGGRADIRLAVDGNGELYVVSKSDGMIRLLTGAGAPEFTDQPDDRVVDLGSNASFTVVATGETPPTFQWQRLDMDAGVWINVSNGPVFSGASTPTLTLTKPKYENTGEQFRCVATCAGISSISEAAELVLRAIPSSWLSAYFDADEEADLLISGDMADPDQDGLVNLLEYAFDFDPEADSSSSLPKLLKNGNSATLTFPVPRSSLNYTVERSTDLASWGTVGVTTSVSSGILTASCPIGGSAEVFLRIAVVPK, encoded by the coding sequence ATGCGATCCCTGCGTCCCTGGTTCTTGGTTTTCATCGCCGGGGCCGCGGAGGCAGCAGTGGAGCTACGCGTCACGGATTGGGCGGAAATGCCGCTGTCCGGGAACATCGCCACCATCTCGGGAAGTCCGGCTTACATGTCGCGGGTGAATTTCCTGAAGTCCGAACCGGGCGGCAGTGGGCGGATGTGGGTCTGTGATTTGAATGGAAACCTCCACATCTTTGACCCGGCGGGTTCCTACGAGAGTCGCAGCGAACAGCTTCTGAATCAGGCAAAGACCCGGAGCTCCTATCTCGACTTCAACGGCATCTCAGGATCGATCGATGAGCGCGACCAAACATGGGTACCCGATAGCGATGGGACGTCAACCACCGCGGAGGCACCTGATGGTCTCTTCCCGCTTTTCACGAAACGGCAGGGATATGCGAATGGCTTGGTAACCTTCGAGTTTGATCCGGGCTATGCGAGCAACGGGAAGTTCTATACTGTCCATGTTGAGATCAACAGCGCGGATGGCAGTGCGGGTCGGCTTCCGGTGACCACGAAGTTCCCGGGCTTCGATGCTACCGGGTACACGCCGACGAATCGCATCACAGTGCCCGGTACGAATCCGACACGGCAGGCGGTATTGATCGAGTGGACCGATACGAATCCCGCGAACTTCACCTTCGAAGGCACGGCTCGCGAGCTACTCAGGATCGTCTACAACAGCCATATCCATCCGCTTGGAGACCTTACCTTCAATCCGCTCGCGAAGCCGGGCGATCCGGAGTGGGGGGTGATATATCTTGCCAGTGGGGACGGCGGATCGGGGGAGACGAATGCGACAAAAATGAATCCCCAGCGGCTGGATACCATGGTGGGGAAGATCCTGCGCATCATTCCGGATCTTTCATTGCATGCGGGTGACAGCACCTTGTCCGCGAATGGCCGCTACCGCATTCCGAACGACAATCCTTTCGTGAATGCCGGAACCTATCCCGGGGCGCGGAAGGAGATCTGGACGCTGGGTCATCGGAATCCGCATCGCTTCGTCTGGTGGTTGCCGGATGGCGTGGGGGAGCCGGTCCTGCTAGTGACGGAGATCGGGCTGAATGCCTGGGAGGAGGTGAACATCATCAAGCGCGGGAAAAACTATGGCTATAGTGATCGTGAGGGGCCGCAGAAGCTGACGATCTCCTCCGGTAGTCCGGTCAATGCCGCGCCGCCTTCGCCGGATACCCTGCCGATCCGGCTCAGCAATCTTCAGAATGCGCCCGGTGAGTTTGTGCCGGAGTATCCGGTCATCGCCTATCCGCACACGGCTTTGTATGGGGATGCGATTGCCAATGGCTTCATCTACCGGGGTAGCACGATTCCGGCGCTGGTGGGAAAGTTCGTCTTTGGAGACATCACCACCGGGAGGATCTACTGCTCGGATTGGAGCGCGATGACGGCAGCGGACGATGGTGTCGCCAGTACCACGGCGGCCACGGATCCGGTTACTTTCAAATGGAATCCCCCAAATGATAGTCCGGATACGGGCGTGAAGACTTACAGTCGCTTCTTCGAAATCGTCGAGGCAGGCTACGATCATCGCGATGGCCAGGATCCCGATCTTCCTGGCATGGCTCCCGTGTCCGGAGGTCGTGCAGACATTCGTCTGGCCGTGGATGGGAATGGTGAGCTGTATGTCGTCAGCAAGAGCGATGGAATGATCCGGCTTCTCACCGGTGCGGGGGCGCCGGAATTTACGGATCAGCCGGATGACCGGGTGGTGGACTTGGGATCCAATGCGAGCTTCACCGTGGTCGCGACAGGCGAGACACCGCCGACTTTCCAATGGCAGCGGCTCGATATGGATGCCGGGGTTTGGATCAATGTCAGCAATGGTCCGGTCTTCTCAGGCGCCTCGACCCCGACGCTCACGCTCACCAAGCCGAAGTATGAGAACACCGGCGAGCAATTCCGCTGTGTGGCGACTTGTGCGGGAATTTCCTCGATCTCGGAAGCGGCGGAACTCGTCTTGCGCGCGATTCCTTCTTCCTGGCTGAGTGCTTACTTCGATGCGGACGAAGAGGCGGATCTCCTGATCTCTGGAGACATGGCCGATCCGGATCAAGACGGTCTGGTGAACTTGTTGGAATATGCCTTCGATTTTGATCCGGAAGCGGATTCTTCCAGCAGCCTCCCGAAGCTTTTGAAGAATGGAAACAGTGCGACGCTGACCTTTCCGGTGCCGAGGAGTTCCCTGAACTACACGGTGGAACGCAGCACGGATCTCGCTTCTTGGGGCACTGTGGGCGTGACGACTTCCGTCTCCTCCGGAATATTGACGGCGAGTTGTCCGATAGGCGGAAGCGCCGAGGTTTTCCTGCGGATCGCGGTGGTGCCCAAGTGA
- a CDS encoding cytochrome P450, with protein sequence MKRLAPSPPGSFFTGHLDRLRNDVLGLLVDATREHGDVVRFRVGPLVMHLVNHPDLVSHVMIRNRKNYDKASRSSDCLSLICGESLLTANGEVWKQRRRTIQPMFHRAAIAGFIDSIAECTQLMLDAWRVKARAGEPVDIASEMMKLTFRIVGRCLFGADLQKESNAVEEAMHVMVLHTYHRWRSILNAPSSWPTPGNLRFRKALADVDEIIADLISRHRAHPPERPTLLTMLMESRDAESGVALGDDAIRNEAITFLLAGHETTANGLGWALYLLERHAGWQKAIREEFQGACGNAMPTMEDLPKLSHALHVFEESCRLYPPIWAMERHAIADDEIAGFHIPKGSGVIISPYTLHRHPAFWEKPEEFLPERFEKRDHEAYYPFGAGPRFCIGSEFALAEARVILPMILRSFELEAMPGQSGEAEPAITLRLKDGFKVMLRERME encoded by the coding sequence ATGAAGCGGCTTGCTCCCAGTCCCCCGGGGTCCTTCTTCACCGGTCACCTCGACCGCTTGCGGAATGACGTGCTGGGTCTGCTGGTGGATGCGACGCGGGAGCACGGTGACGTCGTGCGCTTCCGCGTCGGGCCGCTGGTGATGCATCTGGTGAATCATCCGGATCTCGTATCGCACGTGATGATCCGGAACCGGAAGAACTACGACAAGGCTTCGCGCAGCTCGGACTGCCTGTCCTTGATCTGTGGAGAGAGCCTGCTGACGGCGAACGGTGAGGTATGGAAGCAGCGCCGCCGCACCATCCAGCCGATGTTCCATCGCGCAGCGATCGCGGGGTTCATCGATTCCATCGCGGAGTGTACGCAGCTGATGCTGGATGCCTGGAGGGTGAAAGCCCGGGCGGGTGAACCGGTGGATATCGCCTCGGAGATGATGAAGCTCACCTTTCGTATCGTGGGACGTTGCCTCTTCGGTGCGGATCTGCAGAAGGAGAGCAACGCGGTGGAGGAAGCCATGCATGTGATGGTGCTGCATACCTACCACCGCTGGCGTAGCATCCTGAATGCTCCTTCGTCGTGGCCCACGCCGGGAAACCTGCGCTTCCGAAAAGCTCTTGCGGACGTGGATGAGATCATCGCGGATCTGATAAGCCGGCATCGTGCGCATCCACCTGAGCGTCCCACCTTGCTCACCATGCTGATGGAAAGCCGGGATGCGGAAAGCGGTGTTGCCTTGGGCGATGATGCGATCCGGAATGAAGCGATCACTTTCTTGTTGGCGGGCCATGAGACGACCGCGAACGGGCTGGGCTGGGCCTTGTATCTGCTTGAGCGGCATGCGGGATGGCAGAAGGCGATCCGCGAGGAATTCCAAGGGGCTTGCGGCAATGCAATGCCGACCATGGAAGATCTGCCGAAGCTTTCCCATGCCCTTCATGTTTTCGAAGAGAGCTGCCGCCTTTACCCGCCGATCTGGGCGATGGAGCGTCATGCGATTGCCGATGATGAGATCGCAGGCTTTCACATCCCGAAGGGGTCGGGGGTGATCATCAGTCCCTACACCTTGCATCGTCATCCGGCGTTTTGGGAGAAGCCGGAGGAGTTCTTGCCGGAGCGTTTCGAAAAGCGGGATCACGAGGCTTACTATCCCTTTGGTGCGGGCCCACGCTTTTGCATCGGCAGCGAGTTCGCCTTGGCAGAGGCCCGCGTGATTCTGCCGATGATCCTACGGAGTTTCGAGTTGGAAGCGATGCCGGGTCAAAGCGGCGAGGCGGAGCCGGCGATCACGTTGCGCTTGAAGGATGGCTTCAAGGTGATGCTGCGGGAGCGTATGGAGTAG
- a CDS encoding sulfotransferase family protein — MEPALKHRWSVSHNYLAGITAGDWWRLLDQNDFGVDPVYWHRAAVISLLSVVNSWHRWNEETAYGPEIEATQITKPPLFVLGHWRSGTTHLHNLLAQDDVNFAYANTYQVVNPHTFLTTEEANTRRFAWMIPKKRPMDNMALSFESPQEDEFAPLLVSLLSSYLGVSFPRREDHYGRYLSFKDVPRAEIEAWKRGFLWFLKKLTFKYGRALLLKSPPHTARVRLLLEMFPDAKFVHIHRRPEEVLVSFRHYYDTAMWHTYLQVPDRSRVDDEIFQRYRDLFTAFHADRGLIPRENFHEVSFADLECDPMRTVCGIYEALSIGGADQALPKIKAYADTLKDYEKNRFPPLDDASKERIREEWREFYEPMGYRVE, encoded by the coding sequence GTGGAACCCGCACTCAAGCATCGCTGGAGCGTCTCCCACAATTACCTCGCTGGAATCACGGCGGGGGACTGGTGGCGGCTTCTTGATCAGAACGATTTCGGGGTGGATCCCGTCTACTGGCATCGGGCCGCGGTGATCAGCCTGCTGAGCGTGGTCAATTCGTGGCACCGCTGGAATGAGGAAACGGCCTACGGTCCGGAGATCGAGGCCACGCAGATCACCAAGCCCCCGCTCTTCGTGCTGGGGCACTGGCGCAGCGGCACCACGCATCTGCACAATCTTCTGGCGCAGGATGACGTGAACTTCGCCTATGCGAACACCTATCAGGTGGTGAATCCGCATACCTTCCTGACTACGGAGGAGGCGAACACCCGGCGCTTTGCCTGGATGATTCCGAAGAAGCGGCCGATGGATAACATGGCGCTGAGCTTTGAGTCACCGCAGGAAGATGAATTCGCGCCGCTGCTGGTGAGTCTGCTTTCCAGCTATTTGGGCGTGTCGTTTCCCCGAAGGGAGGATCACTATGGCCGCTATCTGAGCTTCAAGGATGTCCCGCGTGCCGAGATCGAGGCGTGGAAGCGCGGGTTCCTTTGGTTCCTGAAAAAGCTGACTTTCAAGTATGGTCGGGCCTTGTTGCTAAAATCACCGCCGCACACCGCGCGCGTGAGGTTGCTGCTGGAGATGTTTCCGGATGCGAAGTTTGTGCACATTCATCGCCGCCCGGAGGAGGTGTTGGTTTCCTTTCGTCACTACTACGATACCGCGATGTGGCATACCTACCTGCAGGTGCCGGATCGCAGCAGGGTGGATGACGAGATTTTCCAGCGTTACCGGGATCTCTTCACGGCCTTCCATGCGGATCGCGGCCTGATTCCGCGTGAGAACTTCCACGAGGTGAGCTTCGCAGATCTGGAATGCGACCCGATGCGTACCGTGTGCGGCATCTATGAAGCGCTTTCGATTGGTGGCGCGGATCAGGCATTGCCGAAGATCAAAGCCTACGCGGACACCTTGAAGGATTACGAGAAGAACCGCTTTCCGCCGCTGGATGATGCGAGCAAGGAGCGCATCCGCGAAGAGTGGCGGGAGTTCTATGAACCGATGGGCTATCGCGTGGAATGA
- a CDS encoding N-acetylmuramoyl-L-alanine amidase family protein translates to MKAVAVLIAFVSLPLARTGFALDGAPPISSVPEAAKDEDAKPAPETNPNWQPVAINGGEYVSAASIARFYQLRPPVIVEDEGRLENDKVVVKLTVGSDEILINGVKFKCTTKVLRHEGKVMVSRMDLAKVFDPVLRPGSIETPKREIRTVVIDPVLGGDSFGQRNGKGTEAGFAFEIADELKTELEGKGFKVELTRAEGENPDTAERVDRVRKFGEDCIVISVGFSADENQRGIRTRVIAPVGVPGIEAPLTESDDTAVSGNAHENLSIALATSIHSSVVRRLGGNIEDLGIVRSRLPLLKQLDSPAVFVECGSMADAYDSRLIETGAYRSAIVRGLSEAVVRYRAATKK, encoded by the coding sequence ATGAAAGCCGTCGCCGTTCTCATTGCCTTCGTTTCTTTGCCCCTTGCCAGAACCGGTTTCGCATTGGACGGCGCGCCGCCCATATCGTCCGTGCCGGAGGCGGCGAAGGATGAAGATGCGAAGCCTGCGCCAGAGACGAATCCGAACTGGCAACCCGTGGCGATCAATGGAGGCGAGTATGTTTCCGCAGCCTCGATCGCGCGGTTTTACCAGCTCAGGCCGCCCGTCATCGTGGAGGACGAGGGGAGATTGGAGAACGACAAGGTCGTAGTGAAGCTCACCGTGGGTTCGGACGAGATCTTGATCAACGGTGTGAAGTTCAAGTGCACGACGAAGGTGCTCCGCCACGAAGGAAAGGTGATGGTTTCGCGCATGGATTTGGCGAAGGTGTTCGATCCTGTCCTCCGTCCGGGCTCCATCGAGACGCCGAAGCGGGAAATCCGCACGGTGGTCATTGATCCGGTCTTGGGAGGGGACAGTTTCGGACAACGGAATGGCAAAGGCACCGAGGCAGGATTTGCCTTCGAGATCGCCGATGAACTCAAGACGGAGTTGGAAGGCAAGGGGTTCAAAGTCGAACTCACCAGAGCCGAAGGCGAGAATCCCGACACCGCCGAGCGGGTCGATCGGGTCAGGAAGTTTGGTGAGGATTGTATCGTGATCTCGGTGGGCTTCAGCGCAGATGAAAATCAGCGAGGCATTCGCACCCGGGTCATAGCTCCGGTCGGTGTGCCCGGCATTGAGGCGCCCCTGACAGAGTCGGACGACACCGCCGTTTCAGGAAATGCCCACGAGAACCTAAGTATCGCCCTGGCCACGTCCATTCACTCAAGCGTAGTGCGCCGATTGGGAGGGAACATCGAGGATCTTGGCATCGTCCGGTCCCGGCTTCCCTTGCTGAAGCAACTCGATTCGCCCGCCGTTTTCGTGGAATGCGGATCGATGGCAGATGCCTATGATAGCCGCCTCATCGAGACGGGAGCCTACCGGAGCGCGATCGTCCGCGGCCTTTCCGAGGCTGTAGTCAGGTATCGTGCTGCGACCAAGAAGTAG
- the proS gene encoding proline--tRNA ligase, whose translation MSNDKTAITPTRAQDFPEWYQQVVKAADLAENSETRGCMVIKPWGYGIWELIQQQLDRMFKATGHQNAYFPLLIPISYLEKEAEHAEGFATECAVVTHHRLEPQKDPVTGKTKMIPTGELAEPYIIRPTSETIIGAAFSRWVQSYRDLPLLINQWANVMRWEMRPRLFLRTAEFLWQEGHTAHETKEEAIDETRQMHRVYETFLRDHLAIPVIPGEKTENERFPGADMTLTVEAMVQDRKAIQAGTSHYLGQNFSKAQDISFTGRDGTVQHVHTTSWGVSTRMIGTLIMAHSDDDGLVLPPRVATQQIVIIPVTPKEDTKQGVLDACKALAETLRLEKRFHGDPLRVHVDTRDIQGGVKKWEWVKKGVPIRIEIGPRDIETRKVCVQRRDQASNEKEFVDKEDFIRNATDILQEIHNSLLQRATAFRDSNIVPCESIDTFHAHWGQDNPGWLITPWAGTPEEEDELSKKHKITIRCLPLDKQDEPEAKCILTGKPTKSRAVWGRSY comes from the coding sequence ATGTCCAACGACAAGACCGCCATTACCCCGACCCGTGCCCAGGACTTTCCCGAGTGGTACCAGCAGGTCGTGAAAGCCGCTGACCTCGCCGAGAATTCGGAAACCCGCGGATGCATGGTGATCAAGCCGTGGGGCTACGGGATTTGGGAACTCATCCAGCAGCAGCTTGACCGGATGTTCAAGGCAACCGGCCACCAGAATGCCTATTTCCCGCTGCTGATTCCGATTTCCTATCTTGAGAAGGAAGCCGAGCACGCCGAGGGCTTCGCCACGGAGTGTGCGGTGGTCACGCACCATCGTCTGGAGCCCCAGAAGGATCCCGTCACCGGCAAGACGAAGATGATTCCCACCGGGGAATTGGCGGAGCCCTATATCATCCGCCCGACGTCCGAGACGATCATCGGTGCGGCCTTCTCGCGCTGGGTGCAGAGCTACCGCGACCTGCCGCTGTTGATCAACCAATGGGCGAACGTGATGCGCTGGGAGATGCGTCCGCGCCTGTTCCTGCGGACCGCGGAATTCCTCTGGCAGGAAGGCCACACCGCCCACGAGACGAAGGAAGAGGCGATCGACGAGACCCGCCAGATGCACCGTGTCTATGAAACCTTCCTGCGCGATCACCTGGCGATCCCCGTGATCCCCGGTGAGAAGACCGAGAACGAGCGTTTCCCCGGTGCCGACATGACCCTCACCGTCGAGGCGATGGTGCAGGACCGGAAGGCGATCCAGGCCGGCACCTCACACTACCTCGGCCAGAATTTCTCGAAGGCCCAGGACATCTCCTTCACCGGCCGCGATGGCACGGTGCAGCATGTCCACACCACCTCCTGGGGTGTCTCCACCCGGATGATCGGCACGCTGATCATGGCGCACTCCGATGACGATGGCCTGGTGCTGCCGCCCCGTGTGGCCACCCAGCAGATCGTGATCATTCCGGTGACTCCGAAGGAAGATACCAAGCAGGGTGTGCTGGATGCTTGCAAGGCGCTGGCCGAGACGCTGCGTCTGGAGAAGCGTTTCCACGGTGATCCGCTCCGCGTCCATGTCGATACCCGCGATATCCAAGGTGGCGTGAAGAAGTGGGAGTGGGTCAAGAAGGGTGTGCCGATCCGCATCGAGATCGGCCCCCGCGATATCGAGACCCGCAAGGTCTGCGTGCAGCGCCGCGACCAAGCGAGCAACGAGAAGGAATTCGTGGACAAGGAGGACTTCATCCGGAATGCCACGGACATCCTTCAGGAGATCCACAATTCACTCCTGCAGCGTGCGACCGCCTTCCGCGATTCGAACATCGTGCCTTGCGAGTCGATCGACACTTTCCACGCGCATTGGGGCCAGGACAATCCCGGCTGGCTCATCACTCCGTGGGCGGGCACGCCCGAGGAGGAAGACGAGCTTTCCAAGAAGCACAAGATCACCATCCGCTGCCTCCCGCTCGACAAGCAGGACGAGCCGGAAGCGAAGTGTATCCTCACCGGCAAGCCGACGAAGTCGCGAGCCGTCTGGGGACGCAGCTATTGA